Proteins from a genomic interval of Lolium perenne isolate Kyuss_39 chromosome 1, Kyuss_2.0, whole genome shotgun sequence:
- the LOC139832790 gene encoding uncharacterized protein, translating into MELPALTDGTSAAPAAASAAALIPAGTPPHAGPVLLSFPAGNYSKWCIYMRASLGRSGYLGHVNGTVAADPTNAEWATADYTVLNYLHAAIDEDVANMILAGYQTTHHLWLAARDLFTANKANKAIYLDNDFRQLVQGSLSIHEYCRRQKHLADALPDNDSPVSDRALVLNTLRGLGPCFASVTTVISMTDPLPTFLRTRAMLLMEEMQQANAAANSATTALVS; encoded by the coding sequence ATGGAGCTCCCTGCCCTCACCGATGGGACCTCCGCCGCCCCTGCGGCCGCTTCGGCCGCCGCCCTCATACCCGCCGGTACCCCGCCTCACGCCGGCCCCGTCCTCCTCTCCTTCCCCGCCGGGAACTACTCCAAATGGTGCATCTACATGCGAGCTTCCCTCGGCCGCTCCGGCTACCTCGGCCACGTCAACGGCACCGTCGCCGCCGACCCCACCAACGCCGAGTGGGCCACCGCCGACTACACCGTCCTCAACTACCTCCACGCCGCCATCGACGAAGACGTCGCGAACATGATCCTTGCGGGGTATCAGACCACGCATCATCTGTGGCTCGCGGCACGCGACCTCTTCACCGCGAACAAGGCGAATAAAGCCATCTACCTTGACAATGACTTTCGCCAGCTTGTGCAGGGATCCCTCTCCATCCACGAGTACTGTCGCCGCCAGAAGCACCTCGCCGATGCGCTCCCTGACAACGACTCTCCCGTGAGCGACCGCGCCCTCGTCCTCAACACCCTGCGCGGCCTCGGCCCTTGCTTCGCCTCTGTCACCACGGTCATCTCCATGACCGACCCGCTGCCCACCTTCCTCCGCACCAGGGCGATGCTCCTGATGGAGGAGATGCAGCAGGCCAACGCGGCGGCCAACTCTGCCACCACCGCCCTCGTCTCCTAG